The nucleotide sequence GTCCCAGATCCGACTTCAAACAGGCGTCGAAAAATTTGAGATGGCGGGTGAGATTGTATCTGGGGTCCGTCTGAATTCAGGAGAAATCGTTGAGGGTGACGAGTTCCTCGCGGCGGTTCCATTTCATCGAATCCGGTCGTTGCTGCCGGACGCTTTAACTTCCCATCCAGACCTGCAGGGAATCGAGCAGCTCGAACCCGCACCGATCTCGAGTCTTCATTTGTGGTTTGATCGACCGATTACGGATTTGCCTCACGCCGTCCTGGTCGATCGACTCTGTCAGTGGGTCTTCAATCGCACACTGCTTGGCAATACTCCTGCGAGTACTTTGCTGGCGGGCCCGCAGGGGACGGATGTGGTTGAAAAGTCGTTCTACTACCAGATTGTGATCAGCGCCAGTCATCAGCTTGGCGGGCGGAGCAAAGAGGATATCCAGCAGGAAGTCTTGAAAGAATTAGCGGAGGTCTGGCCGGAAACGGCAAATGCGATCCTGCTGCATTCGCGACAGGTGACCGAGCATCGCGCTGTTTTCTCACCGGTCCCCGGAATCGATGGGCTCCGCCCTGCCCAACAGTCTCCTGTAGCAAATCTTCAACTGGCCGGTGATTGGACCCGTACCGGCTGGCCCGCGACGATGGAAGGAGCTGTGCGAAGCGGATATCTCGCCGCCGAGAATATTCTGTCGCGACTCGGTAAGCCGAAGAGAGTGATTCGTCCAAATCTGAAGACGGCTTTTTTATCGCGAGTCATCTACGGGCTGCCCGCTAATGAACCGGGATAAAAGTCAGTATCTTTCGTGTGGAACTCGATGAGGTTCACGAGCGAGCACATTTCCGAAACTTGCCGGCGCGGGTTACGATGTTCGCAAAGCAGGTGCCGCAAAGTTGCGAAGGTCGTGAGTCGCGAGTTCTTGAACTGTGCAGGAATCTGTCGCTGGGGATCAGTCAGGATCGTAGAACGGCAGGAAACACTTGAGTGTGGCAAGCCCCCAGTCAGTGGCTGCCACTGATCGAGTCGTTACCTGGAAGTGTCCGACGATCTGTCCTCAATCCTCGAATGCCGACGGAATGAGAAATTGAAAATGGAGTGAATTTGTGGCTGTGCCGATCCTTCAATCTCTGTTGCTGGCCGATCACGTTTATCGGGACCAGGCGACCGGTAAGCACATCATCTGTGGTGTCTTCTCAACCATCTTCTTTACCCCCAACACCCATCTGAACTTCTCGTCACAGGAAAGTGGACCGGTCACAGGAGGGGGCTCGGGTGGAGGTCATCCGTTGGAACGAGGTCCCGGTGGATCGGGAGAGGGTGGGGAAGGGGATTCTTCGAGCCGCGTCCAGCCCATTCAGCAGTTGATGCAGGCAGGATCCCCGTATGTTTACTTCAGTCTGACAGAGCTTTCAGAACGCAAAACATTTGAAGTCCGGTATGTCGAACTTCGAGAGAATCGGTCCTTGTTCCAGGCGGAAGTCGCCATTGAATGCGATGATCCTCTCAAGACGATCGAGGTCTCACTTCCACTGCCTCGTTTGCCACTGGTGGCGTTGGAAGAGCGTGCCTATGCGCTTGAAGTCCTTTGCGAAGGGCAACTGCTTGGAAGCCACCGTGTGCTGGCCCGAATGACTCCCGGAAGTGCACCTCCAGGCTTGTGACGAAGTCGCGCCACTTCTGTCATCATGGTTCCATATTTGTTCCTCTGTACGACAGGATTCGTTCAAACTCAGTACTCGACAATTCTTCACCACTAGAAGGAGTGAGAACCGTGACCATGGACCGCAGAGATTGGATCAAGCACGTTGCAGCCGGATCCGTTGCAGCGATGGCATCGAATTTGACTTCCGGGAATGGCGCTGATGCGATTGCCGCATCGCCTGTTCCTCGGGGAGAACTGATCGGGAAAGAGAATGAACAGCCGGGATCGACAGACTGGCAGTTGACCCGAGTTCGCCTCGACAAGAACCTCGGATTTCGCAGCCCATTCATCGAAGGCTACTGTTCTCGTCAAAGCGTCAAGGCGAACGAGACCATCGACATCATGGTGTCATGTGATCCGGTTCGACCCTTCAAAATTGAAATCTTCCGGACGGGGTACTACGGGGGAAAAGGGGCACGGCTGATGCAGACGCTGGGCCCGTTCCCCGGTAAGAAGCAACCGATGCCTGCCCCGGGTGAAAAGAATCTTCATGAATGCCGCTGGGAACCGACAACCACGCTGACGATTCCCGCCGACTGGACCAGCGGCGTCTACCTCGGACGGCTGAGCCTTGTTGAGGAAAGTCCGGATGCGGGGTACTGGCAAAGTTATGTCGTCTTCATTGTGACCGACGACCGCCCTGCTGACATCCTGGTCCAGTGTTCGGACAATACCTGGCAGGCCTACAACCAGTGGCCAGACAACTATTCTGTCTATACGCATCCAAAAGGGAATCAGGGGCCGTGGGCCGACGTCAGCTTTGACCGGCCTTATGCCAAGTATGCACAGATCTACGAAAATCCGCAGTCGATTGGTTCCGGTGAGTGGCTTTGCTTTGAATTCCCCATGTCGTACTGGCTCGAGAAAGAAGGATACGACGTCACCTATTGTTCAAACAGTGACATGCTGACTCCGGATCGGGCTCTAAAATGCAAGGCCTTCTTGAGTGTTGGACACGATGAGTACTGGGACATTCGCCAGTATGAAAGCGTTGTCAAGTTGCGTGATTCCGGTGTGAACCTGCTGTTCTTTTCAGGGAATTCCGTCTGCTGGGTGACTCCGCTGCGGCAAGGCTTTGACGGTCGTCCTAATCGCATCATGTTTCGTGGTGGCCCTTATGGGGGTGACTATAAATATGCGGAACTGCGTGAAAAACAGCATGGACCGTTCCCTCATCGCGGTCCCGATGAGGGCTATCTGATCGGATCCCGTAACGTCGAACCGGTCAACGGTGGCGGCGACTGGATCTGCACCAAACCGGATCATTGGATCTTCGAAGGAACAGGCATGAAAGAAGGGGACCGTATCCCCGGGCTGATCGGCTGGGAGTATCACGGTGAACCGCCAGAAGACATCCCCGGTCTCGAAATTGTCGGCAAGGGGACGGCACTCGTGGGAGGAACCCAGCCTCAGCACTGGACCGCCACGATCTATCCGGGCCCGAAAAATAACTTTGTCTTCAATGCGTCGACGATCTTCTGGTGCCAGGACTTATCAAGTCCTCCAGGGCACATGCTCCCGTGGTCCCACTGGAGTCGTCCGCACGGACCGGATGAACGCGTCCAGCGAATTACGCACAACCTGTTGCGTCGTGCGATCAAGTAGAGACAGTGCTGGATGTCCTGAAAGAGAAGTAGCCGGTCTGACGGACCACGGTCACGCAGTGGTCCGTCAGACCGCAATCTGAAAATGAGTTTCTCAGGACGTCTCACACAAAAGAAGAAGGGTCAGCCCGCAGACCCAAGTGGTCCGTCGGGCTGACTCATTTACAGGCTCACGATCGATTTCGTACGGAGGTCGTGGGACTGTGCTCGTTTCTGATGATGACACATTTCCGGGCACTCAGGCGATCGGGAAGGGAACACCGAACGACTGGGTGAGAAGTTCGGGGTCGTGAGGAATCACTTTCCTTCTTTCATCGTGAGACACCATCGCATGTAGGCTTCGATCCACGG is from Schlesneria sp. DSM 10557 and encodes:
- the hpnE gene encoding hydroxysqualene dehydroxylase HpnE yields the protein MSPRIVIVGGGLAGLAAAVALTERNLPCLVLESRIRLGGRASSFHDPTTGSEIDNCQHVTLGCCTNFRHFCEATGLASSFRREPALHFVGPSGKVDRFAAGPLPAPLHLLGGFASLSYLSWQEKQALARGLKALARPVSSADEALPFSEWLKQHRQPTNVVNRFWFVVLVSALSESLDRISVTHARKVIVDAFLANRDGWYVDIPTVPLETLYGGLLVEWLTSRGSQIRLQTGVEKFEMAGEIVSGVRLNSGEIVEGDEFLAAVPFHRIRSLLPDALTSHPDLQGIEQLEPAPISSLHLWFDRPITDLPHAVLVDRLCQWVFNRTLLGNTPASTLLAGPQGTDVVEKSFYYQIVISASHQLGGRSKEDIQQEVLKELAEVWPETANAILLHSRQVTEHRAVFSPVPGIDGLRPAQQSPVANLQLAGDWTRTGWPATMEGAVRSGYLAAENILSRLGKPKRVIRPNLKTAFLSRVIYGLPANEPG
- a CDS encoding N,N-dimethylformamidase beta subunit family domain-containing protein, with translation MDRRDWIKHVAAGSVAAMASNLTSGNGADAIAASPVPRGELIGKENEQPGSTDWQLTRVRLDKNLGFRSPFIEGYCSRQSVKANETIDIMVSCDPVRPFKIEIFRTGYYGGKGARLMQTLGPFPGKKQPMPAPGEKNLHECRWEPTTTLTIPADWTSGVYLGRLSLVEESPDAGYWQSYVVFIVTDDRPADILVQCSDNTWQAYNQWPDNYSVYTHPKGNQGPWADVSFDRPYAKYAQIYENPQSIGSGEWLCFEFPMSYWLEKEGYDVTYCSNSDMLTPDRALKCKAFLSVGHDEYWDIRQYESVVKLRDSGVNLLFFSGNSVCWVTPLRQGFDGRPNRIMFRGGPYGGDYKYAELREKQHGPFPHRGPDEGYLIGSRNVEPVNGGGDWICTKPDHWIFEGTGMKEGDRIPGLIGWEYHGEPPEDIPGLEIVGKGTALVGGTQPQHWTATIYPGPKNNFVFNASTIFWCQDLSSPPGHMLPWSHWSRPHGPDERVQRITHNLLRRAIK